One genomic window of Choristoneura fumiferana chromosome 14, NRCan_CFum_1, whole genome shotgun sequence includes the following:
- the LOC141434660 gene encoding uncharacterized protein, with amino-acid sequence MWRLVFVCMISWAGGQSGRAPRQDHNGRGWDIRLAVPGQPGNDYPTLGNIPRTSFSCAGREPGYYADLETNCQAFRVCTAGSTYGFQSFLCPNGTLFNQAVFVCDWWMNVNCGTSQQFFNNNSDKFGNLKLGPQLMKDIKKMLTHPMRNPYDKSTMKSNLVVMQDYKPPSGQLFPNSALMVNVDRTPNNVFIPPKVIQQNYGQNNFIPRDTSFAASTPSPSYVPASINTQSTQSDAEVFQRQRQNGQYSQVNRQNSQSGNQFGRLVQPTISTNTLRQTQLNTAPTTYNPQNFNNQRTQTNGQLTQNTENKSPVRWNSGKQTEFGISLSRQQYNYNSNQEKQPYTAATLPQFSSDITGQIGNEAKENLALVFSLLANSINVAKEYNNIAQQNVQSNTATQSQFQNVNNDELSRITNQISQLTSSQYSGNNQNGNIQTVNNQNGNNFASGKIVTTSQTTTTNGATQFQNSQYTNNVIPSTEQNAQYNSPPQQSGSFYSSQFQFGNGYRPLIANQNQIYSGQFYQLPVPEVTSQIYNQQSPAKLIQPTNVGNKYSEADHLRGSTQNSNSNNNEAKQSSAEVEIVKSHSLPLPSPAKLQFAPGENNYNSQESSQAFENNFLNNEGISAQLQDNIIGTIPHPLEKNKVLTYKKDQSYYVYTKLDNNNVVTKNDQTNGKLQSNNGNNQNAKLVQSNNNFVSSFQFIPSVSYQLDDDKEQEKILNAFKLNEFGSPKTDNDNTNNNAGYQIQNPNRRNDVLTTNVEFSVDHPSSTQLVSQRKLNAIYDGPSSYSAPQGSIGFLDMRQRLIQNHNFNSRLEKFDDSNNGNGYPKRQYGY; translated from the exons ATGTGGAGATTGGTTTTTG TTTGCATGATATCCTGGGCAGGCGGGCAGAGCGGCCGTGCCCCTCGCCAGGACCACAACGGGCGAGGCTGGGACATCCGGCTTGCTGTCCCTGGACAACCTGGGAACGACTACCCCACGCTGGGTAACATACCCCGGACGTCGTTTTCCTGCGCTGGTAGAGAACCAG GCTACTACGCTGATCTCGAGACGAACTGCCAGGCTTTTAGGGTGTGCACAGCAGGCTCCACCTACGGGTTCCAGTCTTTCCTCTGCCCCAACGGAACACTCTTCAATCAAGCAGTGTTTGTCTGCGATTGGTGGATGAACGTTAACTGCGGCACCTCCCAACAATTCTTCAATAACAACAGCGATAAGTTCGGGAATCTCAAACTCGGTCCACAACTCATGAAGGACATTAAAAAGATGCTCACGCATCCTATGAGAAACCCTTACGATAAAAGCACCATGAAGAGCAACCTCGTTGTCATGCAGGACTATAAGCCACCTTCAGGACAACTGTTTCCGAACAGTGCTCTAATGGTTAATGTTGACAGAACTCCCAATAACGTATTTATCCCTCCGAAGGTCATACAGCAAAATTACGGTCAGAATAATTTTATTCCTAGAGATACGTCGTTTGCTGCCTCAACTCCAAGCCCCTCGTATGTACCAGCATCAATTAATACACAGTCGACACAGTCAGATGCCGAAGTGTTCCAGAGACAGAGGCAAAATGGCCAGTACTCTCAAGTAAATAGACAGAACTCCCAATCAGGAAATCAATTTGGCCGTCTAGTTCAGCCCACTATTAGTACGAACACACTTCGCCAAACACAATTAAATACAGCACCTACTACTTATAACCCACAAAACTTCAACAATCAAAGAACACAAACAAATGGACAACTCACACAAAACACTGAGAACAAAAGTCCCGTGCGATGGAACAGTGGGAAACAAACTGAATTTGGAATTTCACTATCAAGACAACAATACAACTATAACTCCAATCAAGAAAAACAACCATACACTGCAGCAACACTACCACAATTTTCAAGTGACATCACTGGACAAATTGGCAACGAAGCTAAAGAAAATCTG GCATTGGTGTTCTCTTTACTGGCTAACTCTATCAATGTAGCCAAAGAGTACAACAACATAGCACAGCAGAACGTTCAGTCAAATACGGCAACCCAGTCACAATTCCAAAATGTCAACAACGACGAGCTATCTCGCATCACCAACCAAATATCACAGCTCACCTCATCCCAGTATTCTGGAAACAATCAAAATGGCAATATCCAAACTGTTAACAACCAAAATGGCAACAACTTTGCCAGTGGCAAAATTGTTACCACATCCCAGACGACCACAACAAACGGAGCTACCCAGTTCCAAAACTCGCAATATACTAACAACGTCATACCTAGCACAGAGCAGAATGCTCAGTACAACTCACCGCCACAACAATCAGGTAGCTTCTACTCATCACAATTTCAATTCGGAAATGGTTATAGGCCACTTATAGCTAATCAGAACCAAATATACAGCGGGCAATTTTACCAGTTGCCAGTTCCAGAAGTCACCAGCCAAATTTACAATCAGCAGAGCCCGGCTAAATTAATACAGCCAACCAATGTAGGCAACAAATACAGCGAAGCGGATCACCTTCGTGGATCtactcaaaattcaaattcaaataacaaTGAAGCGAAACAATCCAGTGCAGAAGTCGAAATAGTTAAGTCACACAGCTTGCCCCTGCCGAGCCCAGCAAAACTGCAATTCGCCCCTGGCGAAAATAACTATAATAGTCAAGAAAGCTCTCAAGCatttgaaaataactttctaAACAATGAAGGCATATCAGCTCAACTGCAGGACAACATCATCGGAACGATACCACATCCCCtagagaaaaataaagttttaacatACAAGAAAGATCAATCTTACTACGTGTACACAAAGTTAGACAATAATAATGTTGTTACGAAGAACGATCAAACTAATGGAAAATTACAGTCAAATAATGGTAACAATCAAAATGCCAAATTGGTACAAagcaataataattttgtatcgTCGTTCCAATTTATACCCTCAGTCAGTTACCAACTGGATGATGATAAGGAGCAAGAGAAAATCCTTAATGCTTTTAAATTAAACGAATTTGGAAGTCCTAAGactgataatgataatacaaataataatgcaGGTTATCAAATTCAAAACCCCAATCGTAGAAATGACGTTTTGACTACCAATGTCGAATTTTCCGTTGATCATCCTTCGTCAACGCAATTAGTTAGTCAAAGAAAACTAAATGCTATTTACGACGGACCTTCCTCATATTCTGCTCCTCAAGGTTCCATAGGATTTTTGGACATGAGGCAACGACTTATACAGAACCATAATTTTAATTCTAGACTAGAAAAGTTCGACGATAGTAATAACGGAAACGGATATCCAAAAAGACAATACGGTTATTGA